A region of the Curtobacterium flaccumfaciens pv. betae genome:
CTCGACGTCGCGACGGGCCGGTTCGAGGAGGCCCACAGCCGCTCGGCGATGCGACCGGGCGGGGCGGGGCGGTGGCTCGAGAGCAGCTACGGACCGATCGAGCTGCTCGATGCGGTGGAGTCGGCTGCGCGGCTCCGCCTGGCCGACCACGGGGCCGCGCTGGTGGCCCGGGCAGAACGGGCGTTCACCGACCAGCCGACCCCGCGCCGCTCCCTGGTGCTGCTCGCCTGCCGAGCGGTCGTCGACGAGACGCCTGGTGCCCGCGCCCTCTTCGAGGACGCGCTGGCCAGCGTCGACGGCGACGTCTCGCCGTTCGAGGTGGCCCGCGTCCGTCTGGCGTACGGCGAGTGGTTGCGTCGTGGGATGCACGCCCTGGAGGCCCGGGGCCAGTTCCGGCTGGCGGCGCGCGCCTTCGAGGTGCTCGGTGCCGGCGACTGGCAGGGCCGCGCAGAACGCGAGCTGCGCGCAGCCGGTGCCGCCCGTCCGCTGCCGACGGCGCTGGAGGCGGTCGACCTGAGCGAACAGGAACGCCGTGTGGCGTCCCTCGCCGCGGCCGGACTGACCAACAAGCAGATCGCCGGGCAGCTGTACCTCTCCCCGCGCACCGTGAGCGGGCACCTGTACCGGCTGTTCCCGAAGCTCGGCGTGACGACACGGGCCGGACTCCGGGATGCACTCCTGCGACTGGGAGGCGACGCGACGGGCGACGCACGGACGTGACCCTGTCAGGGACACCCTCGCCGGCCGCCCGCCCCGTGGACCCCGGATGCTCCCGCCACCACCCGCGACACCCCGGGCGGACGGCCCGGGAGCGTCACCGGAACCCGCCGCCGGGGTAACGGCAGGGCCCGTCGCCCGCGCACGGTCCGTTCGTAGACTCCAGCCACCGACGAGGACTGGTGGCCGCCGTGTTGACGGACGAGGAGTTGCTCCCCCGCGGAGACGAGTTCTCCGCGCCGGTGTCCGCCGTGCCCAGCAACCGGCTGCCGATCCGCGGCCGGAGCGTCGAACGGGGCGTCGCGGCCGATGCCCTGGCCGGTCTGTCACGGGGCGCGGGAGACGTGCTCGTCGTCCGCGGCGCTGCGGGCGTCGGCAAGTCGCGTCTGCTCGAGGACGTGGTCGACCAGGCGACCGCGGCCGGCCTCCGAGTGGCCGTCGGTCGCACGGACCGCGACGCACGCCTGATCCCGCTCGCACCGATCATGGACGCGCTCGGCGCCGGGCCCCGGCCGATCTCCGACCGCGTCCGGCTCAGCGCGGTGACGCTCGACCCGGAGGCACGCTACTGGCTCCTCCAGCAGCTCCAGGACGACCTGGAGCGGGCCGCGGCGTCGGACGGCGTCGTGGTCGTCGTCGACGACCTGCAGTGGTGCGACACGACGTCCCTGGCGGTGCTCCGATCGCTGTCGCGCCGACTCGCCGACGTCCCCGTGCTCTGGGTCGTCGCGGTCCGGACCGAGCACCAGGACCCGACGGTGACGGCGACCGTCGACGAGCTCGCCGCGACGGGACGGATCGTCGACCTCGACCCGCTGGACGAGGAGGCCACCGCCGCGATGATCGCCGACCTGGTCGGCGCGACGCCGGACGGCTCGGTCCTGCGTGTTGCCCGACGGACGGAGCACATCCCGATCCTCGTCGCCGAACTCGTGCGCGGGCTCGTCGACGAAGGCCTGCTGGCGATCGCGGACGGCGTCGCCACGATGCCGGGCGCCGCGCTGCCCGCGAGGTTCGGTGCGTCGATCCGCGAGGGCCTCCGACGCCTGTCGAAGCCCACGCAGCAGCTCGTGCAGGTCGGAGCGACCCTGGGACGCTCGTTCTCGGTGCGGTCGTTGTCGGCGATGCTCGACCAGCCGTCGCAGCGGCTGCTCCCCGGGCTGCAGGAAGCGATCGAGGCGGGGGTGCTCGTCGACGACGGCACGGACCTGTCGTTCCGTCACGACGTCCTCCGCGAGGCGGCGGAATCGATGATCCCCGCGGCCGTCCGCGACGACCTGCTCAGGCAAGCGGTGGACGAACTCCTGCGGCAGGGTGTCCCACCGGTCTCGATCGCCGCGCGCATCGCCACGGTGGCGCAGCGCGGGGACGTCCGCGCCGCCGAGGTCCTGCGCACCGTGGCGATCGACCTCGCGAGCACGGACGCCGCCGAGGCCGGGGCGCTCGCCCTGCGCGCCGCCGACCTCGCGCACGGCACCCCGGCGTTGCCCGGCATCGTCGTCGACGTCCTGCCGCTGCTCTGGCACAGCGGCCGGACGGCCGAGGCCCGCGCGCTGCTCCACGACCTGCAGGGCCGCCTCGCTCCGGAGGACGACGCACGCCTGCACCTGACCCTGGCGCGGCTGCAGACCGAGGGCTCCACGCCGGAAGCACTGCGGACGGTCGAGTCCGCACTGGCCCTGCCCGGCGTGAGCGCCGGCGTGCGGTCGCGTCTGCTCGCCGTGCGCGCGCTGAACCTCGCCCAGGCGGGACGGCACGCGGACCTCGCCGCCGCACTGCGGGAGGCCCGGGCGACGGTCGACGGCGACGCGGACCCGGTCGCCGTCGCCACCTTCGAGGCCAGTGCCTCCGTGCTCGCCTTCAACGAGGGCCGGTTCGCGGACGCGACGCAGGCGATCACGTCGGCGATGAGCCGGGTCGCAGCCACCGGGGGGTCGTCGAGCAGCTGGTTGCCCGAGGGGCTCTGGGTGGCGTTCCTCGCGGGGGCGCTCGGCGACACCGACCGTGCCGGACGCATCGCCGAGGCGAACGCCATCGAGACCCGGCGCAACCACCTGGCCCGCCCGACCGCCGCCTGGATGATGCTGCGCACGAGGGTGCTCTTCGACCAGGGCCGGCTGGAGGACGCCAAGACGTCGGCCGAGTCGGTCCTCGACCTGGCCGAGGACCTGGAACTCGGTCGGTTCGCGGCGCTCACTGCCGGGACCGTCCTCTTCCGCACGGCGCTGCTGCAGGGGGACCGCAGGGGGGCCGGCCGAACGCGGCACTTCGCCGAGGCCCTGCTCGCCGATCCCCCATCGGCGCGCTCGGGATCGTGGCTGCTGGCGCTCGAAGCGGACGCCCACGGCGAGGTCCGAGCCGCCGTCGACCGCAGCGAGTTGGCGTGGCGGAGCCTGGAGGAACCGATCGCGTCGATGTCGAGCCCGGCCGACTTCGCCGACGACGTCCACCTCGCGCGCATCGCGATCCGAGGGGGTCAGCTGGACCGACTCGAGCGGATCGAACGGGTGGCGCGGCTCAGGGCCACGGCGAACCCGGACAACGACCTGTGCGGCGGGACCTGGCTGCACGTGCACGGACTCGTCCACGACTCCGTCGAGAGCCTCGGCGCAGCGGTGGAGCGGCTGCGCCGGGTCGACCGCCGGCTCGTGCTCGCCGCAGCGCTCGAGGACCTCGGGTGCGCCCTCCGGCGGCGCTCCGTGCCCGCGGCCGTCGAGGTGTGGCGGGAGGCGACGGAGCTGCTCGACGGTGCCGGTGCCCTGCGCGAGGCCGAACGGTCGCGGGGGCACCTGCGCAGCGTCGGTGTCACCGTCCGAGCGATCCCCGCCGACCCGGGCATCTCGGGCATCTCGGGCCTCACCGCCCGCGAGGCGCAGGTCGTCGAACGGGTCGCAGCCGGCCTGACGACGCAGCAGATCGCGTCCGACCTGTTCATCTCGACCCACACGGTGACGAGCCACGTCCGGCACGTCTACGCGAAGTGGGGCGTCGCCTCTCGCCGGGAGCTCGCGGCACGGTTCCGGCAGCACCGATCCGGCTGACCACCGCTCGGGTCACACCGGTCCGCCGTCGAGCCCAGCGCCGAGCGCACGGACCGCCAGGTGCGGCGCGGTGGAGAACCCGAGCTCGATCCGTCCGGAGAACCCCGCGAACCCGGCGAGCACTCCGGCGCGGGTGCGGGTGGCGTCGAGGAACGCGAGGTGCAGGTCGGCACCGGTCCCGCCCGGGCCCGGCGTCCGGAAGCCGACGAGGCGACCCGCGACCGCGCGGTGCACCGTCGTCCCGGTCGCGCCGTCCTCGGTCCGGACCTCGTCGAAGACGCCGTCGACCGAGACGGCCACCGCGAAGTCGCGCGGCGGCAGGACCGTGGTGATCCGGGCCTCCAGGTCGGCCACGGAAGCGACGGACGCGACCGTCACCGCGAGGTCGGGCGAGAACGTCGAGACCACGGCGAACGCGACCGCGTCGGCCGCGTCCGCGACCGCCGCGGTGCCGTCCGGCAGCATCCGGAAGCACCGGCGCTCGCACACGACCAGGCCGCGGGGTCCGGCGTCGCCGCCGGCGAGCGCACCGAGTCCGAGGGTGCCGTGCCGACCGAGGGCCGCGACGGTGACCGGGACGTGGACGGCCGGTCGCCCGCGTCGAGGATCGTCGACGGCCCGGTGCGCCCATGCGGCGAGGGTCGCCAGGGACGTGGTCCCGTCATCCGTCGTCTCCCGCACCGTGCTCCTCGTCCGTCCTCGGTTCGACCGTAGGAACTCCGACCGCGCGGTACCAGCGCCGTTTGACTCAAGCGCCCGGGTGGGTGCGCGGCGCACGGTTGGACCATGAGTGCACGCGCGAACATGGTCTCCCCGTCCGTCCCCCCGTCCGGCGCGGGGTGCGTGGAGTGCGACGCGACGGGCTCGTGGTGGGTGCACCTGCGTCGGTGCGCCGCCTGCGGACACGTCGGCTGCTGCGACGACTCCCTGAACCGTCACGCCACCGCGCACTTCGCGGTCACCGGGCACGAGGTCATGCAGTCGTTCGAGCCGGGCGAGGGGTGGTTCTGGGACTTCGTCACGCAGGACTTCGTGGACGGACCCCGCCTCGCCGACCCGCAGGCGCACCCGACGACCCAGTCGGTCCCGGGTCCGGCCGACCGACTCCCCCGCGACTGGTCGGAGCAGCTGGCCGAGCGACGCTGACGCCGGTCGCGGCCGGTCGCGGCCGGTCGCGGCCGGTCGCGGCCGTCCGCGACCGGTCAGGGCAGCCGGCGGTCGCTGTCGAGCGCTTCCGATCGGGCGATCACCTCGTGCATCGTGGTGTGCGAGCGGACCTGGTACGACAGGTGTGCGACGGCCAGCACCACCGCCGATCCGACGCCCCACACGATCGAACCCGGGTCGTCGACGCCGAGCTGGTCGACCAGGATGGCGACCCCTGCGCCGGCGACGATCGAGTTCACCACCGCGATCGCGGACGACATCGTGAACAGCAGCCGGTACCACGACGGGGCCCGGCCGATGTCGAGCAGCTCGTTCGCCGCGTGCCGCCCGCGGGGCATCGGGAAGTACGTGTCGGCCTCGGGCAGCAGCCGGCCGTAGTAGCGACGGATGCGTTGCATCGCGGCGAGTGCCGCGACGTCCTCGAGCGAGGTCTCGACGAGGCGTTCGTAGGTGAAGGCACCGAGCAGGACGATCACCGGGATGATCGCGCCGAGGAACCCGAGCGCGAAGGGCGTGTGCGCGAGGAACCCGAAGGCGACGAGCGAGCTGGAGAGCGTGGTGAGGTACAGCGAGGAGCGGCTGCTCGACTCGCTGACCGTGATGCTCCGCGCGCTCTCGAGGACGAAGTGCTCGGTCATCAGGGCGTTGAAGAAGGCGGTCGGTCGGTCCAGGGAGGTGATCGACTCGGCGGCGGTCGGCAGTGTCGTGTCGGGTTCGTCGGGCATCACAGGGCTCCTCGGTCAGTCGCTCGTCGCCAGGTGGCGGTGGACGAAGGTCACGGCCATGGCGCCCTCGCCGACCGCTGCGGCGACGCGTTTGACGGACCCGGCGCGGACGTCCCCGGCGGCGAAGGACCCGGGCACGTTCGTCTCGAGCCAGAAGGGACGCCGCTCGAGCGGCCAGTGCTCGAGCGAGCCGTCGACGGCGTCGAGGTCCGGGCCGGTGACCAGGTACCCGAGCCGGTCACGGACCATCGGCGTCTGTTCGGCCCAGCTCGTGTCCGGTCGTCCGCCGATGCAGATGAACAACCGCGTGGCCGGCAGCGACACCGTGGCGCCGTCGCCGTCGGTGACCTCGATCGACTCGAGTCGGCTGTCCCCGTGCAGCGCCGAGACCCGGGAGCCCGTCCGGACCGTCACGTTCGGTGCGGCCGCGATCCTGGCGCTCAGGTACTCCGACATCGTGGCCGACAGCGACGCGCCCCGCACGAGCATCGTGACGTGCGCCGCGGAGCGGGACAGGTTCATCGCCGCCTGGCCCGCCGAGTTCGCCCCGCCGACCACGAAGACCTGCTCGCCGGCGCAGCCGTCCGCCTCGCTCGTCCCGGCACCGTAGTAGACACCGCAGCCGAGCAGCTCCTGCTCGCGCTGCAGCCCGAGCCGACGCCACTCGACACCGGTCGCGCAGATGTTCGCACGGGCGACGACGTGGCCGCCGTCGGCGAGGTCGGCGTGGATGCGGCCGTCGTGGAAGACACCGCGCACACCCTCGCGCATCACCAGGAGTTCGGCGCCGAACCGGACGGCCTGTTCCCGGGCGCGCTCGGCGAGGTCCGCTCCGGCGATCCCCTCGGGGAACCCCAGGTAGTTCTCGATGAGGCTGCTCGACCCGGCCTGCCCGCCCACGGCGTCCCGCTCGAGCAGGACGACGTCGAGCCCTTCGGAGGCGGCGTACACGGCCGCGGACAGCCCGGCGGGACCGGCGCCGTAGATCGACAGGTCGTACTCCTGGCGCCGCGGTGCGTGGATCCACCCGAGCCGGTCGGCGACCTCGCGCAGCGTGGGTGCAACGAGTTCCACGCCGTCGGGGAACACGACGAGCGGGAGCCGCGACGGATCGACCCGGTCGGCGCCCCCGACCCCGTCGACGTCGACCGGGAACCAGTCGAACTGCACCACGGAGCGTGACAGGAAGTCCCGCAGGGCGTAGGAGTCCGCGTCGAACGGCCGTCCGTACACGCGGACGCGACGTGACGGGAGCACGGCGGCGTCGGTCTCCATGGCTCCTCCGGTCAGTGCGACGACGATCGGTGCGGAACTGCTGCCGCTCCCTCACGAGCACGCTACGGACTGCCGGCGCTCCGCACGTGGTCCTGCGAGGGTCTCCTTCGGCGCCGCGGGCGGCGTCGGGTCGCGTGTGCCGGGGTCAGCTGCGCCCACGGCGGACGGGAGGCCCGTAGCGGCGTCGCCACGGGCCTCCCGTCCGATCTGTGGTCGCGGTCAGCCCACCCGCGCGACGCGCACGTCGACGCGACTGAGCGCCAGGCCCTGCGCCGCCGCGGTCGCCAGGGCGACGTCGTGGACGGCGCGTGCGACCTCGGGAGCCGGGCGGAAGCCGTCGGTGCCGATGACGACACGCAGGGCGCCGTCGTCGATGACGACCCGGAGCGGTCCGGTGCTCGTGGCGATGCTGCGGACCGCCTGCACGGCGCTCGCGACCGTCGGGCGGGAGCGGTACAGGTCGGTGACGCCGGAGACCTCGAGGACGGCGGCCTCGATCGCGGCGAGGGTCTCGTCGGTGGTGCTCATCGGGCCTCCTCGGGGTCGGTACCGGGCTCGGGGTCCGGCAGCAGGTCGCGGACGACGACGTCGACCGCCTCGACGAGCAGGTCGGTCTGCTCGGCCAGGGCGCCGGCCACGGCGGTGCGGACCAGGTCAGCGGTGGCGGGGATCGACGGACCGGACGCGATCGCGATCTCGACGACCACCCGGATCGGGGACGCGAGTTCGGTGACGTCGCCGTCGAGGTGGCAGCGGGCCACCAGGACGCCGGGGACCTCGTCACCGGTGCGGCGGATGAGGGAACGGATGGCCCCCTCGGTCATCACGGGGCGCTCGGTCTCGGACAGGGGGCGGAGCGGGACGTCGCGACCGGAGCGGGACTCGATCGAGATGTTCGCCAGGACGCCGCTGATCCAGGACTCGTCGGCCGGGGCCTCGTCGCGGGCGGCCGCCTCGAGCGAGCGGAGCGACGCGTGGCGGACGCGGATGATCGCGGCCAGGGCGTTCTGGCAGGCGGGCGAGTCGTCGATGCTCGGGTCCGCCGGCTGCATGCCGGCGTCGAGGTAGTCGGCGAGTTCGTCGATCGAGTGGCCGTCCAGGTCACCGGGTTCGAGGGCGTCGAGTGCTTCGGGGCTGTCGGGCAGGTCCGGCCGGATGCCGTCGTGGTCGGTCATCGCCATCCCTCCATGAGTCGGATCATGTTCTTCCTCGCTCGGGACAGCAGTCCCCGGACCGTCGAGGGTGGCAGGTCGAGTTCGGCGGCGATCTCGTCGTACCGGTACTCGAGCACCTCCTTCATGATCCAGCACCGTCGTTGGGCTTCGGGCAGTTCGGCCAGCGCACGTTCGACCGCGTCCTCGCGCGAGCGCGCCTCGGCGACCCGGTCGGGTGCGTCGTCGGCCGGCGCGGCGACCTCGAGCTCGGTGACGTCGTCGTGGACGCGCCGCGCGCGGATCCGGTCGAGGCACTTCCGGCTCAGGATGCGCATCAACCACGCCTTCACGCGCGCGAGGTCCTCGAGGGAGTCGAGGCGGTCCCACGCGGTGATGAAGGTCTCCTGCACGACGTCGTCGAGTTCGTCGGTGGAACCGAGGGTCCGACGGGCGTAGGCGCGGAGCAGCGGGGTGTGGCGACGGATCAGGACCTCGAAGGCCCGGACGTCGCCGTCGGACGACCGGCCAGCGAGGACCGCGTCGTCGAGCTCGGCGAGGGACTGGTGGTGCACGCGTTCCTTCTACTGGTGGTGGATGGTGAACGGCTGGGTGCGTCCGTCCACCGTCGTCGGACGGGTACTGGTGGGACGCATCCCGCACCGCGTTCGTCACACACCGAAGGGGCGCACACCGGACGGTTCCGGTGTGCGCCCCTTGCGTCCTGCGTGTCGGCTCGTCCCCCTGCTGGTCGGCTCGTCCTCCTGCCGGTCGGCTCGTCCTACTGCTGGATGAAGGCGAGCAGGTCGGGGTTGATGACGTCCGCGTGGGTCGTCAGCATCCCGTGCGGGAACCCCTCGTAGATCTTGAGCGTGGCGTTGCTGAGCAGCTCGGCCTGCTTGAGCGAGGCCGCCTTGTACGGCACGACCTGGTCGTCATCGCCCTGCGTGACCAGGACCGGGACGGAGATCGCCTTGAGGTCCTCGGTCTGGTCCGTCTCGGAGAACGCCTTGATGCCCTCGTAGTGGGCCAGGGCGCTGCCCGTCATCCCCTGCCGCCACCAGTTCGCGACCACCGGGGCCGAGACCTCCACGCCCGGACGGTTGAACCCGTAGAACGGCCCCTCGGCGACGGCCTGGTAGAACTCGGCGCGGTTCGCGGCGAGTGCGCTCCGGAACCCGTCGAGCACCGAGATCGGCGTGCCCTCCGGGTTGGAGTCGCTCTGCAGCATGATCGGCGGCACCGACGACACCAGGACGGCCTTGGCGACCCGGCCCTGGGGCTCGCCGTACTGCGCGACGTACCGCGCGACCTGGCCACCACCGGTGGAGTGCCCGATGTGGACCGCGTTCCGCAGGTCGAGGTGCTGCACGAGCGCATCCGTGTCGCTCGCGTAGTGGTCCATGTCGTGACCGGTGCCGATCTGCGACGAACGCCCGTGCCCACGGCGGTCGTGCGCGATCACCCGGTACCCCTTGCCCAGGAAGAACAGCATCTGCGCGTCCCAGTCGTCCGACGACAGGGGCCATCCGTGGTGGAAGACGATCGGCTGCGCATCGCGCGGCCCCCAGTCCTTGTAGAAGATCTCTGCACCATCGCTCGTGGTGACGAACGCCATCGTGAACCTCCGTGAGTTCCTGCTCCACATGTGACGCGGACTGGCCGCTGCCTCCCGATCGGCGGGAGACCGAAGCCCCTTCACCGTAGGACCGGTGCTCGCTCGACCGCTTGGGTCATTCATCCCGATCCGCCGGGCCGTGCGCGGCCCTGCTTGGTGCGGCGGCGTGTGTGCGCCAGAGTTGGCTCCATGTCGCTCGTCACCGCCGTCTGCCGCGTCGACCGCCTGCTGCCGGACTCCGGCATCATCGGCGTCACCGCCATCGACAAGCGCCCGGTCACCGGGAGCGTCCGGGTCCGGCCGCTCGGCCTGCGCGCCGACGTGCAGGCGAACCGCAAGTACCACGGCGGTGTGGACCAGGCCGTGTACGCCTACGCCGACGAGGACGCCGCGTACTTCGCGGACCTGCTCGAGCGCGAGGTCCCGCCCGGCCTGTTCGGCGAGAACCTCCGCACCAGCGGGATCGACGTGACCGGGGCCGTGACCGGGGAACGCTGGCGGATCGGCGACACCCTCGTGCTCGAGGTGACGGTCCCCCGCACACCCTGCGGCACCTTCGCCCGGCGCATGGGGGTCGACAAGTGGGTGAAGCGGTTCGCCGACGAGGGGCGGCCGGGGGCGTACTTCCGCGTGGTCAAGTCCGGTTCGGTCGCCGCGGGTGACCCCATCGAGGTGACGTACCGGCCGGAACACGGGGTGACCATCGGCGAGATCTTCGGCGACCTGGCACCCGATCGTGCGCGGGCCGTGCTCGAGTCGGGCGAGCGCCTGGCTCCGAAGGTCGTCCAGGACCTGTCGAAGGTCGCCGCGCGAGTCTGATCCCGACGAGCCCGTCGAGCCCGTCGATCCCGATCAGGCCGGTAGCGCGCCGCGCGAGGGGTCGATCGGACGCTTCGCCACGGGCAGCCCGGCGACCACCAGGTCGTAGGCGTTCGCCACGAGGTCCTCGACCAGGGTCTCGTCGATGCCGTCGCCCGGTGTCAGCGTGATCCAGTGCCGCTTGTTCATGTGCCACCCCGGCGTGATCTCGTCGTGGTCGCGCACCAGCGCCGCCCCGTGCGGCGGCGCGCACTTGAGGTTCACGATCGGGGTCCCACGCACCTCGGTCACCATCACGAACATCTTGCCGACGACCTTGTAGACCACCGAGCCCTCGCCGAACGGCTGGGTCTCGAGTGCCGCCGGCAGCCCCAGGGCCGTGCGGCTCGCGATCTCGTGCAGCTGCTCGCCGTCCATCTGACCAGGATGCCGCAGGCCGCCGACAGGGCACCCCGTTCGGGGGCGGGTCGTGAGCCTCGATCACGTCGTAGGATCACCACGCCGCGTACCCGACGCGGCGGTCGCTCGCGCGATCACCACCAGTTCCAGGGGGAACCCGTGCGCATCATCCGTACCCTCGGCATCGCCGCCGCCACCGCCGTCCTCGCGACCACCGTCGTCGTCGGCGGGACCTCGACCGCGCAGGCGGCACCGAAGTCCTACGCCAACTGCACCGCGGTGCAGAAGGTGTACTCCGGTGGCATCGCCAAGAAGTCCGTCACGAGCAACAAGGTCGTCTCGGGCGGTAAGACCACCACCCGCGCACTCAAGGGCACGGTGAAGAAGGACGACGCCCTGTACAAGGCGAACGCCAAGCTCGACCGCGACAAGGACGGCATCGCCTGCGAGAAGAGCTGACGCTCACTCGCGCTCGGTGACACCGGCAAGACACCGGTGTTCGCGTGCTGAACAACCGCACACCGCGGTGCGATGCGCGAACACCGGTGTCTTGCGTGCCCGGCGTGCGCCCGGGCCGTGGCGCGACGCGGCCGGCGTGTGCCCGGCGCGGTCAGAGCGTCGGGACGCCCTCGTGCCCGGACCGGGGACGCGGAGTCCCGGCGACACCGGTGACGACGGACCCCGCCGGGACGTCCTTCGTCACCACGGTGTTGGCGCCGACGACGGAGTCCGGACCGATCGTGATCGCCCCGATCAGCGACGACCCGGCGCCGAGCACCACGCGGTCCCCCACCACCGGGTGCCGACGGGCCCCCGGGCCGTGGTCGCCCCCGCGTCCGCCCAGGGTGACACCGTGGAACACGAGCACGTCGTCGCCGATGACCGCGGTCTCGCCGATGACGACACCCATGCCGTGGTCGATGAAGAACCGGCGGCCGATGCGCGCGCCGGGGTGGATCTCGATGCCGGTGACCGACCGTGCGACCTGCCCGAGCAGCCGGGCCGCGAATCGGGACCCGGGCAACCCCTGTGCGTTCCAGAGACGGTGGGTCACCCGGTACGTCCAGATGGCGTGCAACCCGGAGTAGACGATCGCGTTCTCCAGGTCGCCCCGGGCTGCGGGGTCACCGCGGCGTGCTGCGGACAGGTCCTCCCGGATGGTCCGCAGCACGCCTCGTCGAAGAGGACGACTCACGCAGTGAGCCCCTCGAAGAGCACCGTCGACAGGTAGCGCTCTCCGGTGTCGCACACGATGGCGACGATCCGCTTGCCGGCGTTCTCGGGGCGTGCGGCGATCTCGAGCGCCGCGTGGATGATCGCGCCGGACGAGATGCCCGACAGGATGCCCTCCTGCGTCGCCAGGGCGCGGGCCACCCGGAGCGCGTCGTCGAGCTCGACGTCGAACACCTCGTCGATGACGCTCTGGTCGAGGACCTCGGGCACGAAGTTCGCGCCGATGCCCTGGATCTTGTGCGGACCGGCCTTGCCCTCGGTGAGCAGGGGCGAGTCCTTCGGCTCCACGGCGACGATCTGCACGCCGGGCACGCGCTCCTTGAGCACCTGCCCGACACCGGTGATCGTGCCGCCGGTGCCGACACCGGCGACGAACACGTCGACGTGCTCCTCGGTGTCACGGAGGATCTCCTCCGCCGTGGTCTTCCGGTGGATCTCGGCGTTCGCAGCCGTCTCGAACTGGTGGGCGAGGATCGCGCCGGGGGTCTCCGCGACGATCGACTCGGCCTTGGCGACCGCACCCTTCATGCCCTCGGGCCCGGGGGTCAGGACGATCTCGGCCCCGTACGCACGGATCAACGCACGGCGCTCGACGCTCATGGTCTCGGGCATCGTGATGACGACCCGGTACCCGCGAGCAGCGCCGACGAGCGCGAGGGCGATGCCGGTGTTGCCGGACGAGCCCTCGACGATGGTGCCGCCGGCCTGCAGCGCACCGGAGGCCTCGGCCGCGTCGATGATCGCGACGCCCAGGCGGTCCTTGACGCTGGCGCCCGGGTTGTAGAACTCGAGCTTCGCGAGCACCTCGGCCCCGCCCGCCTTCGGCAGCCGGTTCAGCTTGACGAGCGGGGTGTTGCCGAACGCCTGGGAGATGTTCTCGTAGATGGTGCCGCTCATCCGGTCCGTCCTTCGCAGCTCAGGTCGCGCATCGCTCTTCCTGGAGGCGCG
Encoded here:
- a CDS encoding MOSC domain-containing protein, encoding MSLVTAVCRVDRLLPDSGIIGVTAIDKRPVTGSVRVRPLGLRADVQANRKYHGGVDQAVYAYADEDAAYFADLLEREVPPGLFGENLRTSGIDVTGAVTGERWRIGDTLVLEVTVPRTPCGTFARRMGVDKWVKRFADEGRPGAYFRVVKSGSVAAGDPIEVTYRPEHGVTIGEIFGDLAPDRARAVLESGERLAPKVVQDLSKVAARV
- a CDS encoding acetolactate decarboxylase produces the protein MRETTDDGTTSLATLAAWAHRAVDDPRRGRPAVHVPVTVAALGRHGTLGLGALAGGDAGPRGLVVCERRCFRMLPDGTAAVADAADAVAFAVVSTFSPDLAVTVASVASVADLEARITTVLPPRDFAVAVSVDGVFDEVRTEDGATGTTVHRAVAGRLVGFRTPGPGGTGADLHLAFLDATRTRAGVLAGFAGFSGRIELGFSTAPHLAVRALGAGLDGGPV
- a CDS encoding MmcQ/YjbR family DNA-binding protein translates to MDGEQLHEIASRTALGLPAALETQPFGEGSVVYKVVGKMFVMVTEVRGTPIVNLKCAPPHGAALVRDHDEITPGWHMNKRHWITLTPGDGIDETLVEDLVANAYDLVVAGLPVAKRPIDPSRGALPA
- a CDS encoding UBP-type zinc finger domain-containing protein; this translates as MSARANMVSPSVPPSGAGCVECDATGSWWVHLRRCAACGHVGCCDDSLNRHATAHFAVTGHEVMQSFEPGEGWFWDFVTQDFVDGPRLADPQAHPTTQSVPGPADRLPRDWSEQLAERR
- a CDS encoding RNA polymerase sigma factor — translated: MHHQSLAELDDAVLAGRSSDGDVRAFEVLIRRHTPLLRAYARRTLGSTDELDDVVQETFITAWDRLDSLEDLARVKAWLMRILSRKCLDRIRARRVHDDVTELEVAAPADDAPDRVAEARSREDAVERALAELPEAQRRCWIMKEVLEYRYDEIAAELDLPPSTVRGLLSRARKNMIRLMEGWR
- a CDS encoding alpha/beta fold hydrolase, with the translated sequence MAFVTTSDGAEIFYKDWGPRDAQPIVFHHGWPLSSDDWDAQMLFFLGKGYRVIAHDRRGHGRSSQIGTGHDMDHYASDTDALVQHLDLRNAVHIGHSTGGGQVARYVAQYGEPQGRVAKAVLVSSVPPIMLQSDSNPEGTPISVLDGFRSALAANRAEFYQAVAEGPFYGFNRPGVEVSAPVVANWWRQGMTGSALAHYEGIKAFSETDQTEDLKAISVPVLVTQGDDDQVVPYKAASLKQAELLSNATLKIYEGFPHGMLTTHADVINPDLLAFIQQ
- a CDS encoding AAA family ATPase, whose amino-acid sequence is MAAVLTDEELLPRGDEFSAPVSAVPSNRLPIRGRSVERGVAADALAGLSRGAGDVLVVRGAAGVGKSRLLEDVVDQATAAGLRVAVGRTDRDARLIPLAPIMDALGAGPRPISDRVRLSAVTLDPEARYWLLQQLQDDLERAAASDGVVVVVDDLQWCDTTSLAVLRSLSRRLADVPVLWVVAVRTEHQDPTVTATVDELAATGRIVDLDPLDEEATAAMIADLVGATPDGSVLRVARRTEHIPILVAELVRGLVDEGLLAIADGVATMPGAALPARFGASIREGLRRLSKPTQQLVQVGATLGRSFSVRSLSAMLDQPSQRLLPGLQEAIEAGVLVDDGTDLSFRHDVLREAAESMIPAAVRDDLLRQAVDELLRQGVPPVSIAARIATVAQRGDVRAAEVLRTVAIDLASTDAAEAGALALRAADLAHGTPALPGIVVDVLPLLWHSGRTAEARALLHDLQGRLAPEDDARLHLTLARLQTEGSTPEALRTVESALALPGVSAGVRSRLLAVRALNLAQAGRHADLAAALREARATVDGDADPVAVATFEASASVLAFNEGRFADATQAITSAMSRVAATGGSSSSWLPEGLWVAFLAGALGDTDRAGRIAEANAIETRRNHLARPTAAWMMLRTRVLFDQGRLEDAKTSAESVLDLAEDLELGRFAALTAGTVLFRTALLQGDRRGAGRTRHFAEALLADPPSARSGSWLLALEADAHGEVRAAVDRSELAWRSLEEPIASMSSPADFADDVHLARIAIRGGQLDRLERIERVARLRATANPDNDLCGGTWLHVHGLVHDSVESLGAAVERLRRVDRRLVLAAALEDLGCALRRRSVPAAVEVWREATELLDGAGALREAERSRGHLRSVGVTVRAIPADPGISGISGLTAREAQVVERVAAGLTTQQIASDLFISTHTVTSHVRHVYAKWGVASRRELAARFRQHRSG
- a CDS encoding NAD(P)/FAD-dependent oxidoreductase, producing METDAAVLPSRRVRVYGRPFDADSYALRDFLSRSVVQFDWFPVDVDGVGGADRVDPSRLPLVVFPDGVELVAPTLREVADRLGWIHAPRRQEYDLSIYGAGPAGLSAAVYAASEGLDVVLLERDAVGGQAGSSSLIENYLGFPEGIAGADLAERAREQAVRFGAELLVMREGVRGVFHDGRIHADLADGGHVVARANICATGVEWRRLGLQREQELLGCGVYYGAGTSEADGCAGEQVFVVGGANSAGQAAMNLSRSAAHVTMLVRGASLSATMSEYLSARIAAAPNVTVRTGSRVSALHGDSRLESIEVTDGDGATVSLPATRLFICIGGRPDTSWAEQTPMVRDRLGYLVTGPDLDAVDGSLEHWPLERRPFWLETNVPGSFAAGDVRAGSVKRVAAAVGEGAMAVTFVHRHLATSD